The stretch of DNA ATAGAGCAAGCCTCGCAACTGCCGCACCGATCGCCCCGGGAAATGCGAGCACGACGGCCATCTTGAAGATCTCCTCGAGGCTGGTGCCGTCGGTTCGCTCGAAAACCCAGAGCAGCAGCAGACTCACCACAAGCGCCAATGCATAGCCCACCACCGTAAAGCGCAGGAAAATGCTCGTGAGCGTCCCTTCCTCCTGATGGGTGCCGTGGAATTCGACCATGTAGACGAAGCCATGCATGAGCAGGAGGCTGAGGGCCATGAGCAGGAGCTGTTGGGAGACAGACATTGCATAGGAGATCAGCGCCACCTCGTCGGTCGGCGCGATGTTGAGCGACAAAAACAAGGCTCCAACAACCATCAGGAACAGCTCGCCGAGATAGGTCGGCTCCCGCATGCGACGCTTCTCGCGCCCGGCCGTTCCGCCCAGCTGGTTCTGTGCGAGCAGCGCGCCGATGCTGCCCGGAATCATCTGGATGGCGACCTTCCCGAGACTCTCTCGGAGCGACATGTCCCCGGTGATCTGTCCGCAGATCCACAGCACGACCAGCGCCGTGACGAAGGCCACACCCATGCCCACCATGGCATCCGCGACATCGTCGGACAGCTGCACCGTCTCGCGAAACCCGCCGAAGCGAGAGAGGCCGACGAGC from Rhodoligotrophos sp. CJ14 encodes:
- a CDS encoding TIGR02587 family membrane protein, translated to MAEDVPISIVIPDTRQLLTGISRAFAGALVFSLPMMMTMEMWDLGFTIPEYRLALMLLLTLPLLVGLSRFGGFRETVQLSDDVADAMVGMGVAFVTALVVLWICGQITGDMSLRESLGKVAIQMIPGSIGALLAQNQLGGTAGREKRRMREPTYLGELFLMVVGALFLSLNIAPTDEVALISYAMSVSQQLLLMALSLLLMHGFVYMVEFHGTHQEEGTLTSIFLRFTVVGYALALVVSLLLLWVFERTDGTSLEEIFKMAVVLAFPGAIGAAVARLAL